A genomic region of Brienomyrus brachyistius isolate T26 chromosome 6, BBRACH_0.4, whole genome shotgun sequence contains the following coding sequences:
- the auts2a gene encoding autism susceptibility gene 2 protein homolog isoform X10 — protein MIKSSWFYVKFKYNEKLKSGQNNFRDSESESASGESKPSVRSSSQDRLSDCDSESDQEDKGSDASSETFFSTVANKVPNFSVDPLATNDSQDSRGLGIPKVSGLERSQEKSQESCKDSAPLLGFTAPKQPPPEAQLPAAPPPPSPAPAPCPESVFRPRSPAATPQARQDPEPRPAVPPRAQIQPEPPTQLRPPPTPNPHPHHLSPTHSVPQIQPGQHRPPSRCVPRPLSAYGLSLNGISSRSSTPGKPHGPHAPAHPHHPPAAAFPLALPSQAAPHSFPPTLQSSPHPHQPNMFAPPTALPPPPPLTSSTLPVPGHPAGSAYSEQDLLRQELNTRFLASQSADRGASLGPPPYLRTEFHQHQHQHQHQHQHTHQHTHQHTFTPFPHAIPPSAIMPTPAPPMVRTPARNFDKYPTKVDPFYRHSLFHSYPPAVSGIPPMIPPTGPFGSLQGAFQPKTSNPLDVASRPGTVPHTLLQKDPRLTDPFRPLLRKPGKWCAMHVHIAWQIYHHQQKVKQQMQVDPHKLDFGLKPDFLSRPPGPSLFGAIHHPHDLARPATLFSAAGSTHPSTAPFGHPPHHPSNFLTPAPHLEPFSRPTSFGGLATLSTAAFGGLGNPALTSNSVFGHKDTPNSQQHFGGTHEPWNRLHRTPPSFPTPPPWLKPADSERSTSVTSHDRDRDIDKRDSSVNKDDKDREATEKRHQSHTSPAPANAVTLLGHSRPSDPQRGHLPGETRDKDKPKEREREHSDAWKEPCAEEQKQRDSHHGDKETPVIHDGRAVDDKPAGRVTSPYVRPAGPDRASGTLGREPAEKKADSQYEQQKKGSEVKVKEERKEEQEGPGEGPPPHRSSEHPPTIPPAPAIHPPSSMSSMAMSMGMAGLHPMNSISNLDRTRVVAPFMGISPIPSAERFPYPTFHWDPMRDPLRDPYRSLDIHRRDPLARDLLLRNDPLHRLAGPRLYEADRSYRDREPHDYGREHPHPLALEQRREQERAHLEERERLHLLREDYEHGRLHPMHHAALDAHLPHPGLMAPSLPSMHYPRVSPSAVHQNGMLNKTPPTASLSAPPPLIPTLGARPNSPRRTTPLTAADMRDRPPSHTHKDIEAR, from the exons GGATCCGATGCCAGCTCGGAGACGTTCTTCAGCACTGTTGCAAATAAAG TTCCCAATTTCAGTGTCGACCCACTCGCCACCAATGACAGCCAAGACTCAAGAGGCCTGGGTATCCCCAAGGTCTCAGGCCTAGAGAGGAGCCAGGAGAAGAGTCAGGAGAGCTGCAAGGACAGCGCCCCCCTGCTGGGCTTCACCGCACCCAAGCAGCCACCTCCGGAGGCCCAGCTGCCGgccgcccctcctccccccagccctGCTCCGGCCCCCTGCCCAGAGTCCGTCTTCCGACCCCGGTCCCCAGCCGCCACACCCCAAGCACGCCAGGATCCGGAGCCCCGTCCGGCCGTCCCCCCTCGGGCCCAGATCCAGCCTGAGCCCCCAACTCAGCTGCGGCCACCCCCTACCCCCAACCCACACCCTCACCATCTTTCTCCAACCCACTCGGTCCCCCAGATCCAGCCGGGGCAGCACCGCCCCCCCTCGCGCtgcgtgccacgccccctgtccGCCTACGGCCTCAGTCTCAACGGTATAAG CAGTCGAAGCAGCACACCAGGCAAGCCCCACGGGCCCCACGCACCCGCGCATCCGCATCACCCCCCGGCCGCGGCCTTCCCCCTGGCCCTGCCCAGTCAGGCCGCGCCCCACAGcttcccccccaccctgcagtcCTCGCCACACCCCCACCAGCCCAATATGTTTGCGCCGCCCACGGCTTTACCTCCACCTCCACCGCTGACGTCAAGCACCCTGCCAGTCCCTGGACACCCAGCTGGGAGTGCCTACTCAG AACAAGATCTCCTTCGCCAGGAGCTGAACACACGCTTCCTGGCCTCGCAGAGCGCCGACCGTGGCGCCTCGCTGGGGCCACCGCCCTACCTGCGCACCGAGTTCCATCAGCACCAGCATCAGCACCAGCATCAGCACCAGCACACGCACCAGCACACGCACCAACACACCTTCACGCCGTTCCCCCACGCCATCCCGCCCAGCGCCATcatgcccacccctgctccGCCCATGGTTCGTACCCCAGCCAGAAAT TTTGACAAATATCCGACAAAAGTCGACCCCTTCTACAGACACAGT CTGTTTCACTCCTACCCCCCAGCTGTGTCTGGCATCCCTCCCATGATCCCTCCGACTGGTCCCTTCGGCTCCCTGCAGGGGGCGTTCCAGCCCAAG ACTTCGAACCCCCTCGATGTGGCTTCCAGGCCCGGCACTGTCCCACACACGCTCCTGCAGAAGGACCCACGG CTGACGGACCCCTTCCGGCCCCTGCTGCGG AAGCCTGGGAAGTGGTGTGCCATGCATGTTCACATTGCCTGGCAGATCTACCACCATCAGCAGAAGGTGAAG CAGCAGATGCAGGTGGACCCACACAAGCTGGACTTCGGACTCAAGCCCGACTTCCTCAGTCGACCCCCGGGGCCGAGCCTGTTTGGCGCAATCCACCACCCACACGACCTGGCCCGGCCTGCCACACTTTTCTCTGCTGCAG GTTCTACACACCCATCGACCGCCCCCTTcggacaccccccccaccaccccagcaATTTcctcacccctgccccccacctag AGCCCTTCAGCAGGCCCACATCATTCGGAGGACTGGCCACCCTGAGCACAGCGGCTTTCGGCGGTCTGGGAAATCCAGCGCTGA CTTCCAACTCCGTGTTTGGCCACAAAGATACCCCCAACTCCCAGCAGCACTTCGGCGGTACCCACGAGCCCTGGAACCGGCTCCATCGGACGCCCCCCTCGTTTCCCACACCCCCACCCTGGCTGAAGCCCGCAGACTCGGAGAGGAGTACTTCAGTGACCTCACACGACCGGGACCGTGACATAGACAAGAGGGACTCTTCGGTCAACAAGGACGATAAGGACAG GGAAGCTACCGAGAAGCGACACCAGAGCCACACGTCGCCGGCCCCTGCCAACGCTGTCACCCTGCTAGGCCACAGCCGGCCCTCGGACCCCCAGCGGGGCCACCTGCCTGGGGAGACGCGGGACAAGGACAAGCCGAAGGAGCGGGAGCGGGAGCACAGCGATGCCTGGAAGGAGCCTTGCGCCGAGGAGCAGAAGCAGAGGGACAGTCACCACGGGGACAAGGAGACACCCGTCATCCACGATGGCCGTGCCGTCGACGACAAGCCCGCGGGCCGGGTGACGTCGCCGTATGTGCGGCCCGCCGGCCCCGACCGCGCGAGTGGGACCTTGGGTCGCGAGCCCGCCGAGAAGAAGGCTGACTCGCAGTACGAGCAGCAGAAGAAGGGCTCCGAGGTCAAGGTGAAGGAGGAGCgcaaggaggagcaggagggtcCTGGCGaaggcccccctccccaccgctCCTCGGAGCACCCCCCGACCATCCCCCCGGCCCCCGCCATCCACCCGCCATCCTCCATGTCCTCAATGGCCATGTCCATGGGCATGGCGGGTCTGCACCCCATGAACAGCATCAGCAACCTGGACAGGACTCGTGTGGTGGCTCCCTTCATGGGCATCAGCCCCATCCCAAGTGCTGAGAGGTTCCCCTACCCAACCTTCCACTGGGACCCCATGCGAGACCCCCTGCGGGACCCCTACCGCAGCCTGGACATTCACCGGAGGGATCCCCTGGCCCGGGACTTGCTGCTGAGGAATGACCCTCTACACCGGCTGGCAGGGCCCAGGTTGTATGAGGCGGACCGCTCGTATCGGGACCGTGAGCCACATGACTACGGCCGCGAGCACCCCCACCCACTGGCGCTGGAGCAGCGGCGCGAGCAGGAGCGGGCCCACCTGGAGGAGCGAGAGCGGCTGCACCTGCTGCGCGAGGACTATGAGCATGGTCGCCTGCACCCCATGCATCATGCCGCGCTGGATGCCCACCTGCCGCACCCTGGCCTCATGGCCCCCagccttcccagcatgcactaccCCAGGGTCAGCCCCTCAGCCGTGCACCAGAACGGCATGCTTAACAAGACTCCGCCCACCGCTTCCCTCAGCGCACCACCCCCCTTGATACCCACTCTGGGGGCTCGGCCCAACTCGCCCCGAAGGACTACGCCCCTGACAGCAGCGGACATGAGGGACAGACCTCCCTCCCACACGCACAAAGACATTGAGGCCCGGTGA